The Helianthus annuus cultivar XRQ/B unplaced genomic scaffold, HanXRQr2.0-SUNRISE HanXRQChr00c048, whole genome shotgun sequence DNA segment AGTTGTTACACCATAATCATGCGCATACCTTAAGTATAAGAGAAATTACAACCATTTTGAGAAAAGTTAGAAACATTTTTGGTAGTACATATATGATTATATACTAAGCCCCCGCGTTGCAGTGGGAACATAAAACCGTGCTAAGTTGCACCAATGCTATACTACCGCAgacgaccaccaacaccggaaaagctcgtaaacaaaataaataaaaatggacaAAGTTACATTGGGCGAAACGTAGACGTAAAATCATTGAACCACACACACCTATTGCGGCGTGTTAATACGAAGAAATTATaccgaaacataaaacatagaaaagaacAACTAAGTCGATATATGACCTGCAGGTTACGACGAACCTATCATATGagaaaaatagacgtaaaaattGAACCACATATGCACATTACATCGTGTATTGACacaaataaaatttaaaaaaaaataaattaatgtgtattacaaaaataaatacatgatttaaataattaataaaactaaaacaaagaaatcataaaataactaataataaaaataaaaataaagataataatataatataatgtccCACAGAACTACAACCaaagttttttgaaaaactcataaAACATAAGGTACAATACATTTATGCTCCCAACACTTGCTAGCTAATTGATAGTATGAAAATTTGTTTGACATGACATCGGTCaaactaacttttcattttcttcttttattttttaacttttcattttcttcttttattttttagttaTGTTCTTTGTTAGGGAGGTAAGATAAGAGGGTCTGCCGATCCTCTACTATGAAAATTATCTGAGTTAATTTTATAAACTTCAAGTAATTTTTTTGGAAAACAAGTGTTTAATCTTCTAATTGTCGTCCGCACTTTATTATTAACCCCGACCAACAAATTCTGCATCCATCATTGTTCTTTGTTATTTATAACTAGAAGGATGCTCACATTATGCAATAGATAATTATCTCATCTCACTTTTTTATATAGTTATTAATTATTCCTCTAAGTTGTCATATGATAAAAATAACAATAGATAACTCAGACTAAATGAATTGATTAAGATAGTATTTGATGACCTAGATTAAATTCATTACAAATAAAATCTAAATAAGAAACAAGATTGATTAAAGGATATTTATGTCAAATTTGTTCTTTTTTGAATGATTCAAACTCTTTGTgtttataaattattttcaagAAACCTAAAAAAAACTGTAGGCCAGATAAAACTTTTCTATTAATGAAAGCCTATGCTATATAGAAAATAACAGATTAATCTCTCATACATTCTACATCAATATGTTATCATTATTAAAGTGTTTTTGACTTTTTATCCTTTCCCATTCAAGTCAATTTAACCAGTTTTTAAGTGCACTACTACCTTATAATCTTTTTTTACATGATGGTTCCCACCTCAATTCCACTTCAATAAAAGACCTAAGAAGCACTAAGCATAAGATATTTATTTCAAGTGGAAGTTTGACTTTAAAAATATGCATTTGTCAACTTTATTGTAGAACTTTGCATACTAAGATGGTTGACTTTTCGCGTAGATGATaaaacaaacgggtcaaatggtttGGTAACGAGTTAAAACGAGTTTAGCTTCAACGTTTAACTTTTAAGCCGTGTTAAAACAAGGTGGCGTGGCTTACATAAAAAAGTCAAGATTATTCTTTTTGGGCAGTGTAAGCAAGCTTACATATGGACCAAACAGCCTAGATTTTTCATAAGAATTGTTAGGTTGGTATACTTTTGTAGAGATTTTTTGGGGGATGCATTCTTTAAAGATGTGACCCTTTTGGTTTGTTCTCATTAATGGTACTTGATAGGAACCTTTAGAGACAGCCATGGACTTCCTTCAATTAAGGCATACCCACATGATACTAAAATCGATCAGCGTCTTTTCAGGAAATAAAAGTAGCTTTGACAGATATTTTCTATAACGAGTGGCTCGAATCAGATAGTCCGATACTCAACTTACATAAAAATACATTGTGAGGTGAACTTTACATGCCCATAAATGAAATGTAACATAAGTGCCAATGAGGTTTAATTAATTAATGTGTGCAaaaaaggaaaaacaagaaaGCAAAAGGTAACAGATAGAGACATGGCATTTTTGGTCCACATAACAACTCATTTTGTATCTAAATTGTGGTTTGAATTAGCCCAGAGCTTCAAATATCTCCATGTGGGTCCTACTAGGATGATCTGAATGACTGTTGTCTATTCATAAAAAAAAGAGCATTAATTTGTGGCCCATATGATCCATATCAACATATCTTAAAATAAAGAATGAGATTTGGGGGAAATTCTGGTGTCTTAGAAGGAAGAATAAGATTTGGGGGAATGTTGGACAAGTTCATCGTTATATCTATCATCCGTTTTATTGCGTTGTAGTGTACGTAACACTATTAAAAGTAAGATTTTGGGTAAAACTTATGTCATAGAAGTATGAATAAGATTTTAAGGAATGTTGGACAAGGTCATATAGTTGCATCTATTATCATCTCATTCTTGTTATTGGGTTGTACTGTAATAATatcttaaaaagaaaaaaaaaaaaaaaagacttagGGAAGTTGTATCTTAGAAGGAAGAATAAAGATTTTAGAGAATGTTAAACAATGTCATAGTAATATCTATTATCATCTCATCCATATTATTGGGTTATACTATAACAATATcttaaaagaaagaaaaagatttAGGAAAATACCATTATCTTAGAAGGAAGAAAGTTGTACCGTAACATCTTATATATATTAGAGGTTGTACTGTTACATGATGCAAACAAAGGATTACTTTCTAGTACTTAAACATTCTTGTGACATAGACCTAACAATCTAACATTATCCACATTAGGATTCAACAAATGCAAGTGAGCCTAGAGTTAGGCCTTGAATATACTCGTTTTCTTAGTCGAGTTAAAAGATTCATGGGCATGAGAAGACGTACAACTTGTTATGCATATACCGCAAACATTCTAACACAATTGATGCTAGACATAACAGAAAATCAAGAAAACTGAAAACTAAAGTATACATTTTATCTACAGTAAACCACAAGTGTAGTTGCAACAACACAAAGCATCCATTTTAAGAGCCTAACTAAAAAGTGACCCCTTTTATGCTGTTTCTTGAAAACAGATTGATCTAGAGAAAGCAGCCGGATTCGCTTGATGCGCAGGAGAAGACGTTGTAGTCTCATGATGTTTCTTCTTTTCGACACCCTTCTCCTGAAACGCCATAAAGTTTTCATTTCTGATTCCGAGTGTCGCCCATATAGAACTCTTTGCAGCTTCATCCGGATCATCGATTCTAAGCGTCTTGGGAATCAGAACTGAGTTCTGTGGTTTCTTGGACTTGTCATCACAATCATTAGATTGCATAACCGATTCGTCTCTTGACCGTTTTCCCAAGATTGAATCAGTTATCGTAGGTGTTGATGGAGGTAGGAATGGAATACAGTTCCAATATGTTGATGGGTAGATTGGCATTGGAGGGCAAATGGCTGGAATCGGAATTGGAACTGGAACCGGAATATAAGGCCAAGAAGAAGCCCCAGGAATAGAGTGAACTTTGGAATGGAATCCATTTTTATCTTGAATATTTTCGGGTACTGGATCAGAAGTTGTGACAGTTTCTTGGGAGATGGTTATGTAACGAGGTTGCGATGCAGAATTCTTGTTTTTTCGGCGGCCTGCTCCGACTGCCATGGTTCTCATGGCACCTCCGGCGGTCCAGTACCTTTGACAGCTCTTGCAAAAGTGACGCGGCTGGTTTACGTTGTAGTTGTTATAGTAACAGAATTTTGTGTCCATACTGGTGCAACGAGGACAGGGGAGAATCTTGTCCGGTTTTTTAAGGTTTTTCGTTTGCGGGTTTGTAGATTCTTTTTTTGTTTCTTCATCGATAGATGGAGTTTTCGGGTTGTCGGATTCTACTTTAGTCTCACCACAATTTGTTTTTTGTTCATCCTGGAAAAATCAAATTATCAGTTTCTAATGCAAGAAGAGCAAGACAACGCATTTTGACCTTCTAGAGTCAAAAAGATTAGTTTTTAGCAATGTTTTCAGTACCGGACTGGGTACAGTGTCCAATGGCGGTCTAGTTGAACACTTTTGACCCGTCTCTAAATTGGCCGGCTCGTTACAACAAATCGACTTTCTAGAGACAAAGAGATTAGTTATGTTATCATGACAAGACCGGACTGGTCGGACCGGGAACCGTGTACACCAACGGTCCGGTTGAACGCTTTTGAGTTGTTTCCAAATTGGCCGGCCTGTTACCGTGGTTTGACTTTTTAGAGTTAAATATATTAGTTTTTAACAATGTTTTCAGGACCAGACCAGACCAGTCGGACCGGGAACCATGTACACCGACCCTCCGGTTGAACACTTGTGAGCCACTTTCAAATTGGCCGGCCGGCCGGTTAGGTTAAGGCGGTTGAGATTTATCTGAAAACCTAAGTTTAGAACATTGAATTTCTAATCTTGAACCACTGAAACATCAATAAAATGGAAAACTAAAACTGACCCACTAATTCTTTAATGATTACATCAATTGGGTTACTTTTAAATTTGCAAATTATGGAAAGCTAACACATACTTATGGTGTGTACAGTGTGTGTTCATGTCCTATCTGTACATAGATAACTGTGTACCTTATCTGCACCTGCTCTGTTTACTTTCTCATCTTCAGAATAAGCGTTTCCGACGGTGTTATCAGAGCCACTTTCTTTATCTCCACCGCTACCGGTAGGCTCTGACTCCTCTACCGCGGCGGTGGAGTTGACCGGAAGACTAACACTCTTACTGATTCCTGGAAGCACAATCTTCTTCCCAAACAACTTGATACCAGGATCCTCCATAGCTTCTGTTTTTCGATGGCTGGTGGCGGAAACTGGTGGTTAGAGTAATGTATGGTGGTTGGCTGGCTGGCCTGCCTTTGTTGTCAAATTGCAGAAGTGTTGCAAAGAATGGATACTTCCATACCAAAGTATCAAtccataattatatatatataatatttgttGAAGTAAGAAAGAGGACGGATGTCTGGTTGAGTTACATAATGTTAACCTTTTTGTCCAAACAAGtttaaaactttatattaatttttataacaaaaataattttaaacaaagaaCTACgagaaatatataaatatttatactATTCCTTCAGCTTATGTATACGACGGTTACATAATcatttatcctatatatatacacacatacaaacTATTtacaattatattatattattttcacGTTTCTTTAATTAAAATTGGTTATGTATCAAACGTGTGGCGTTATTGTGGTTTTATCGTTTTTAGGTATTCACAATGCTCGTcattagaaaatatttttaaaaatattgtAACTCCCATCTATTTAGGTATATACCAATTTAGTTTGTGACACCCCATTAATAGATGTTGCACCTATTATTAAGTATTAAACAAAGTATATCATAAATCAACATTTTGAAGTTAAAATAATTTAGTTGACGACCAAAGAAATAGACCAATAAGATTGATATTAATTTGTTTAGAACTTATTGTGAATTTGTATTTGTTTAGAAGTTATTGTGAATTtgataatacatatatatatatagagagagagaaaaagtatatCATACAAGAGGTCTTAACGTACGATATGTATACGATGGCAAACCGTAcgttatgttaaaaaaaatcgCATGTACTGTATATAGAgaaaatcgcatgttaaaaaaatatataaatcgCATGTTTGTATAAAAAACCATTTTCGCGTGTTATAAAAAATAACCCAAATCGCATGATGTTCAAAAATACCAAAATCGCATGTTGATAATACTTTGCGTACGCGTCGTACGTTAAGGCATTTTGTACGTTAATCGGCATAGTGGAGAGTTAAAATGAGAAAAAaattttgtaagaagaaaaaagaataaaatttcaaccaataagaatgctttattttaattcatttaatataagtatttaatgttactataagggtacattggtaaatctacatatgtcattaatttgtagtatcaccctttaatagctaactacattaaatttttcgtaacttatcttcaaaatatatattttttcaaaaaaattaaaataaaataacttaaagtgtaggataaactacaagttgtgtatgataaatttcaacgtatatgatgaatttcgaaatacataagataacttttgatgtgtgtaggcaaaaaaagttagtgtggatgatactagtctttatgactaattaattagttaaaaattataataaatgagataagtgaacaAACTACTTAATGTTTTACAacattaccctttgttctttttcttctcaattgaatttttcttctcaattgaaggttcatttgagaagaaaattaaattaagaaaaagaacaaagggtacaaatgtaaaacattaaatagtttttcactcAACTCATTAATTATTATccttaactaattaattagtcataaacacAATCATCCTCCACGCTTAgattttttgcttacacacatcaaaatttatcctacacgttttgaaatttatcctacacatattgaaatttatcctacacggcTCGTAATTTActacacacctcgtaatttatgctacactttaaattatatatttttttcttttctttttttttttttgaaaaaatatgtttttttttaaataagttacaaatttaatgaagttagctattaaaaaggaagactaacaattaatgatccatctaattttaccaaaatacccttacactaatattaaatacaaaaattaaatgaagtaaaataaaacattcttattggttgaaatttcttcttttttattcttacaaaaaatttcttctcatttgaactctccactatatatatatatatatatatatagagagagagagagagaggggaaggttaacgtacattacggcttaacgtgcatcacgtacgacaggtaattacgcacgttcattttaaaatcacgcacgttataactcaaaaatccaaaatcacgtatattgaaacacaataatcacgcatattgaaaacattaatcacgcatgttatagaacaaatcacgcacgttgttgtacgtgaagtacgttaagccgtactgtacgatatactttttctatatatatatatatatatatatatatatataggtaaaggatcctgtacaaagtcttacttttgtaagaagtgtgagaaataatttggtgatgacaagtgtcctctatcttaattaattcaaaagggtatattagtaatttacctttcttatcaattaattgagtttcaagataactgaaaaaaaaaaaaaactgtcgtCCTATTTTTTTGCAAGATCCAATTCGATTTTCCCCTACGTatcatttcttcatcatcttaatcgcaacatcttttaatcgTATATTGTTCATATCTTCTTTTCATCATCTTTAAATTGCaatacaatgttttttggattccagataaaacaccatgacttgaatcatagtcaatgtctccagaatgtatccagatgttttaaaacaccacgtcatgaacaatgtctacagagaaaacaccatgacttgaatcataatcatggtgttttaaattctgggaatgttttgtattgattctCCAGATGTTAATacaccatggatgtaatcacaatacaatgttttttggattccagataaaacaccatgacttgaatcatagtcatggtgttttaaaatctgggaatgttttgtattgataaaacaccatgacttgaatcatagatgtttaaaacaccacacaatgaacaatgtctccagataaaacaccatgac contains these protein-coding regions:
- the LOC110941791 gene encoding cyclic dof factor 1 → MEDPGIKLFGKKIVLPGISKSVSLPVNSTAAVEESEPTGSGGDKESGSDNTVGNAYSEDEKVNRAGADKDEQKTNCGETKVESDNPKTPSIDEETKKESTNPQTKNLKKPDKILPCPRCTSMDTKFCYYNNYNVNQPRHFCKSCQRYWTAGGAMRTMAVGAGRRKNKNSASQPRYITISQETVTTSDPVPENIQDKNGFHSKVHSIPGASSWPYIPVPVPIPIPAICPPMPIYPSTYWNCIPFLPPSTPTITDSILGKRSRDESVMQSNDCDDKSKKPQNSVLIPKTLRIDDPDEAAKSSIWATLGIRNENFMAFQEKGVEKKKHHETTTSSPAHQANPAAFSRSICFQETA